A part of Kitasatospora kifunensis genomic DNA contains:
- a CDS encoding GNAT family N-acetyltransferase, with translation MASSWTGRRVRLRAIEPDDWTAFARFADDDGRGGGRLELPRSAESYRAWAKEQAVAECDDDRFRLAVETMATGELVGTVGSHRTGSRSGWFEFDVTIGADHRRKGYAAEALVLLLRFMFAERRYHKCLAAVLAHNEASLALTRRLGFTEEGRLREHVFFAGRHHDLVMMGMLANEFDQRHAMSEP, from the coding sequence ATGGCATCGTCCTGGACTGGTAGACGGGTACGTCTACGCGCCATCGAGCCCGACGACTGGACAGCGTTCGCGCGCTTCGCCGACGATGACGGGCGGGGAGGGGGCCGACTGGAGCTACCGCGGTCCGCCGAGAGCTACCGTGCATGGGCGAAGGAGCAGGCCGTTGCCGAGTGCGATGACGACCGCTTCCGGTTGGCAGTCGAAACGATGGCCACGGGAGAGCTGGTCGGCACAGTGGGCTCACATCGCACCGGCTCTCGTTCGGGCTGGTTCGAATTTGATGTCACGATCGGCGCTGACCACCGGCGCAAGGGCTACGCGGCAGAAGCCCTGGTGCTGCTGCTGCGCTTCATGTTTGCCGAGCGGCGCTATCACAAATGCCTGGCAGCGGTCCTCGCCCACAACGAGGCATCGCTGGCACTTACTCGTCGGCTCGGCTTCACCGAGGAGGGGCGCTTGCGGGAACACGTTTTCTTCGCCGGCCGGCACCACGACCTCGTCATGATGGGCATGCTCGCCAACGAGTTCGACCAGCGACACGCGATGAGCGAACCATAG